GTTACCATGGCAATGCGAGTATTGATGAGTCTGAGAGTGGGTGCAGCAGTGGTTCCGGACACTTTACGACTGCTTTTAGCAGCgtgtttttcattatgaaatatgtataagaACTGTGAAGCCAGTAGTAATaatttacttgtttttttttggaacCATTTGCTTTGTATGTGAGtgtatctttgattaaagtatCCCGTCTGTAGCACACCTacacatgtgttcattttattatattatccttaaggtaaataataaattatttatgtttggcatggaatataatgaaatagaaaacgtAAGTAACTCTTACAACTTTTGGTAAAGCGAATACGCTACAATTGTTAACAAAGATGGTAACTTCGGGGAAAGAATCACACTCGAgccttatattttaaatgcgCACTTATATATTATCTTTTCCTTAGCATTAATACATTCAAACAGTCAGCCGCCTTCCACGTTAAAAGACTACCAGGATACTggattaatttattataaaagatcTGCTTCAGATTTCTTTAATGTCCAAAACGCTCCCTTTaacatgaataattatttatgattataacGATTCGTATTTACTATATTTCTATGGAATATTTACTTTGCATTCAGCGACAGGCCTTGGTGCAACTAGAATTTCTTTTTTACCGGGAACCCCTTCAACAAAAAATCCTCTCTTTATATACTAAAAGACAGACGACTGCATCGACATGCCATCGACAGGTGATCGACTCTAGATCGACACCCGATCGACAGCAGATCGACAGTTAGTCGATCtagatttaaacataaaatatgatcGATCGCCTTAAACCGAGTCGACAGatcgatctaaaaatagtagcATTAGATAAACATGGCGgctaaacaatgaaaattattatttatatcacaatTATTGCTACTATAACACGTtagtatttgttaaaacaatgtaaaaaccAGCACCGTAAGAGTCAAATTTCGCGGCTATTCTGGCCTTGAAAGGAAAGGAAGTGACGCAGCTGTCAAAATTCTTAGGTACCAAAATAGCCGACTGACTGTGTACAGTTTGAATTCAGTTAAAGAAGTGGATTTAAACCAAGAAGATTCGGACTTAACATGTGAAACTACGGTTATTATAAGTTATAAAAACCtttctttacaatatataaaaccaGGTTAAAGATAATTCTGAATTTAGATCGAAAGTAACGAGAATAAAGGTCCGGATGGGGTAATTTCCTAGTGAACTTGTATTTCGTACATGATAAAAGAATGCAATTTTATAATGGTTAGCTACCCCATCCTGGACATCAGCACATCAAAATGTGGGTAAGTCATATATTATTGAAGTACTGATTCTTAGACAATGTCACTGTACCAGGGTACACCATCATTAACATTGATGGATTAGTTATTGTTAATGAATGCGTAAATGTCTTCCAATCAGCAAATACTTTTTGGACGATGATAAAAACCAAGGAATAGCTTTTCTATTGGATTGAATTATCTGTACGCCTTAAATTTTCCACTCCTCtatgttcatgttatttgaGGGGTCTATGATTAGTATgctgatttatttaatttattttttttgttatatttcgaAGATTTAGGCAACATAATGACGGAGTTACATTTTGTTCATACGTAAGAATGGATATTATATTTTAGTGCTGCCGTTTGGATTAACACGACGACTTTCAAGTACCATTATCTTTTGTCGATGTAGATGTTTGACTTGTTTTTCACTGATAACCGATGCATGTCAAGGAAACCAGCTATAGGTTACACAGCTTTAACTGACTTCCAACGTTATAAAAACTAGTCTAAAATCAATGGTGTTAAACCCATGTCAAcgtttatatgtatacatatatctaTATTACACTGGTCTTCGTGTGTTCAAACTAACTACTGAATCGGAAGTGTGTTCACGTCAACCATTTAAGGTAATCCACCGTCAAAGATAAGCACTGTGAAAGTATTGCTGTTTACGACCTGAATGCAAATAAGTAGTCTCCCTTTTGTTTACTGTTAAGTCACTAAAAATGGTATTTCTAGAAGCAGAGCATTTAAACGTGTTTACTGTTGAATCActaaaaaatgtcatttctaGAAGCAGAGCTTTGAAACGAGTGAAATAGTTAAAAAGCCATTGGGGAATAGGTCAGGCAAAAATGGGTGTTTACTCATAAACCCATTTCTTGTTTAAGAGATAATTAAGCTTACCTAGGTGTATGGCTAAGATCCATAAAACAGATTAACGGGAAActgaatgttcactttattaaATGTAGCACATCAGTTCCGTGGAAACATGTGAGGACAACTGGATATTCACCAAAGGCAGTCAATCTATTCTAAGGATACCCGGATTTTCACGTTATTTAGGGACTTAATTTTATTGTAACGCTTAGTTGGCACCTGCATTTTTCAGTAAATTTGTTCACTCATTTCTGAGACAACGCTTAATGGACAACATGATGTTCAAAAAAGGCAGAAACTCAATTGCACATATACTATTAGTAGCCACAAGGATGTTCAAGTTACGTAGTCTTTTAGTTCTATGAGAACGCTTAGTGGTCTTCAGGGTGGTCACTTGATGAAGAAACCTAATTATATAGGAAGCTTAGTGTGAAAGCGGATGTTCAAATAATTTGCTCGCCAAATGCTATGTCAACGCTTATTGACAAATTGTTATCACTATGTTCTGTTGAAAAGACAATAAGTGCTTggacatattaatattttatcttgCTTCCCTTGATACCAGTGGCTATCATAAGGTATTTCTATTTTTCCTTCCAACTTGAAACTATTTATGATTAGCAtataaagtatttcaaaaacacaaataattaacggtgacatataatttaaatattgtcaaaaataatacatttttatttgtttttatagtatGCATTTGACAGATTCAGCTTTACCAAACAATATATCGTAATTAAATATTgctgaaatattatttacattgtcAACGCCAATCTTAAAAAACAGAACTCGCTTAGAAGTCACCTAGAAATTATATACTAACGTGAACATTCTTTAAGTACTAAGCTATATTATTTTTTGCCAGATAATGCAgcacggattttttttatatatctaaGGAACTGGCTACTTCTTGCGTCTTTATGGAGTAAATGAATACCACATATGAACAAACATGAAACAGACATCCTTACTGAGCTCTGTTTAATAATGTGTTTCACATCTTGAAACCATGAGAATGCTACTGTTCAGTTGTAATAATGCATCTTATTCatcaagaaaaatgaaattgttgatacatttttaatatctactcaatcaaagataaaaaaaaccccaaaaaaACCATATAAATGACACTTAATGACAAGTTCGTAAGTACTCCATCAATTCGCCATACTGctcaaatacaaaacaacagaaataattTACTAATAGAATAAAGCTTTTGTATTCGCTAGAACATTTTAACATAGACATTGGAAAACATCACAGGTACTGTATATAGCTACTcaagcaaagataaaaaaacaaacaaaaacaatgacactTGATGACAATAAGTTCGTAAGTACTCCATAAATTCACCAACCTGCTCCAATTcataacaacataaataatttactaaTAGAATAAGGCTTTTGAATTCGgtagaacattttaacaaagacATTGGAAAACATCACATATACTGTTTATGGACAAATGGACAAATACCGCATACCATATCCTACAGTTGACCCGGTTCAATGTCACCGTGCGTTCATCCGAGAACTGCACATCCAGTACCGACACGTGCTTAGCAAAATAGCTGTAACGAAACTTAATAAACTCTTTCATATTAGAATAAAGATGaaacaattattatcaaaaGAAATGACCATACCAAGAGTAAATTGTCCATGATAATATATAAGTAAAGAagtaaaaatgacaaaaaaacaacaacaaaaaaacattccggtattaaagaaatttgaaaaataataggGTTGGAATGTACTGTACTGGAAAtgtatcaatttattttctttaaaatccGACATATAAAGCAACTCTATCAACTCAAAACACAACCTCGAATGACGTATTAGAAAAGTGTTCAAAATATACTCTGCCACTCACGAGAAAATTCGTTATACTACTTATACTAATCAAACCATTAAACAATTGAACTTTGATCATATGGTTAATACAAATAaccaacaaaaacatttgttttgtacatttttctAACAAACGGTAGAcgtattgatttatttcatttggaCTTTATTACCACCTTAAACACTTCATCAACTGTAATGCATCTATTAAACAGTTATAAGTACGACAAACACGTTTTATCGACGCAGAACAATgatcatatatattaatgtaatatattaaaaaaacttaaattgaaGTGATTAACCTTCAACTACTACCTAAATAGTGCATtgggaaatatttaaaactgataaaaagGTTGTTACCGCGTATTGAAAAGCTGAATaagcaaacatatttaattttggCGAGTAAGGATTTACTGCTATCATCTATCGTGTCATGAGGtaaaaattcattgtttttctgcagatttctttcaaaattaactCAATATCCTGCATTAAAACCATTGATTTCGACAATTATTCAACTTTTTCGGTATATTAAaccaattgtattatttgtggtaaGTCTTATATAGGATTAacagtgtatattttaaatagctAAAACAAGACATAGAAGAATGACAGCATCATTTGCTCAAAGCAATGATGAAAGGCACACCAACACCAATAATTATAACAACATGTACACTACAATATcgtaaaatgaaatttgtaGCTATTACAAAGTAGCTTAAACGTAGGCAAAATGTAAGCATATCTAAACAGTAtcttaaaaaacagttttgatcattaaaagtACACTACAATATCATTAAATGAAATCCACGGCTACTAAGTAACATTCGTTACACCAACAGAACTATTTCAAATGTTCCTTTAGTTATCAGCACAATATGTAAATACTGTTATTACGATGTATATAAGACAGGAAGATGAAAGCATATATTTACAGTATCTAAATtactaacaatatttaaatatttaaatatttatcattaaatgaacatttcaatATCGCTAAATAAAATACTGGCCTGCCGAATGCACCTTCAtcgaaaaataacaacaaaaaatatgaatgcaatgAACGCTATAATGGTTGTCAGGTTAGCGCtgtggttagtgcactcgcttctcacctaggccatccgggttcgattcccggcctgggcggaTGCAAGTTTTGTTTGGGGTCATCAagtcagacaagtgggtttcctctaGATACTCCGCTTTCCtctacaacacaagaccacactctcgtgcatCATCGTATCAACGAGAgggattaatataagttgcaatagcttatttctcaatcgttgttaaataaataagttcaaaACTAAACTTTTATTGAATGCCATCAATATTTAGAATTTTGTTAAGCTCTTttctatttctgaaaaaaatacatgatgtaaaataaaattataccgGATGGAAATTTTCACCTGCGATAATCAAGAATGTTAAAGTTACATCGTTTAACacatttttgtgtatatttgATCTGTTCAAGAATACTTAAGGTTAGACTTCGAGGCAAAGGTCGTCTTTGTTTCTGCGGAGGACTTTAATGTGCTGGAGAATACCGCATATTTTTCGTGCACCAGACGGACTACTTTCCTCGTGCACAGGAAACTGATGGCGATAAAGAGGCCCTGGAAtgtgttaaatattataaacaagtaCCACATAACCTGCAAGTTGGCCACATTTGCAACAAAGGCAAACACCCATGTTAGACCCATGACTAGAGAGAGCTTGATGTTGATCAGCAACGAGCATGTGTTCTTTTTTCTCCTTGCAGCGGCTCCTTGCTTTCTTGCCCGGGCAATGTGCACGGCGGTAAAGATAAAAGAAGTCATGTCAAAGAGCTTAAACAGGGCAAGAGGTCCAAGAAAGAATAAGATTAGGCTATTGCGCGAACTAATCCAACATATGTTTCGCCCATAGTATGGTTTCATACTTGTATCTATATTCTCAAATTGCCCAAACTCTAATATCAAAGCCGCACAAACAATACACATTGGAATAACGAAGCCATAGAAACTGTAAAATAATAACGTTTTTCTCGCACTTTCGCTTGAACTTGGAGCGCTTACCTTACTTGAAAAGGTTTTCCACAAATCGAACGCAATAACGTTCATCCAACAAAAGGCTGCTAAAAAGAAATAATGGTCGCATATTGCCAGTATTTTACATACTAAAGGATAAGAAGACACTTCTGAAGAAATCAAGAACAACAATTGAGCTAGCAAAAGAGATACCACCATAGACATAAGGATTTTGCCTGGAGTATTTAGAAGTTGAGGAAAAGTGAGATAAACGATCACAGTCAAAAGAAGAGAAAGGATTGAAATTACAAGTCCGATCGTTGACAAGTACTCCTCTGACTTATCAAAGTTAAACGTGACCTGGACCGATTCACATTGAAAACAGGTATTGTTTAGACTATGGCAAATAAAAACATCTGTGCCAATCTGGTGGAATTGAGAGTCATTGTAGGTTTTCTGTGCcgataaaataaacaagtttgaatcgtttgtaaatatatattcagcTGGATCTAGTTTCGCCCAGGTACAATAATGTCTGTCGGAATATTGTTGCATTTGTTTTTCGACTACAGCCTGTAGAATACAGCGACCTTTTCGTTGAAATGTAGTTGGTGGGCAAAACACCTCCCGACATTTGTCGTACATTATGTCGTATATTTCATCATAACTGCATTTCTTTGAATCAATAATTTTTCCATCTTTTTCAAATGTACCGAGATTAAGGTTCACTAGAAGCGTAAGACTTGCTAAACGATCGCCAGACCCCTCGGTTGGTTTTGGTATAATATCAGTATGAACTGATAAATCCATACAATAAAGCTTGTTCATGTCTACACCATTACACTGCGCGCAATGTTCGTTTCTATACTCGTTACCATATTCATCATAAACAAGGTTATAATGACCTTGTTCACATAAAACAATAAGCTTCACTTCTGACTTATTTCCACAGGTAGAAATCGGTGGCACCACTCCACATACTCTTTTCGTGGAATTGAACAACGGTGCAGTGAACGAAAGTCGACAATGTGGACTGAACGGTATCATACGGACATTAGTcatattttcaaagcaaacaTGTTCAGGCgaccaaaataaaatgttgtattcaaagttgcagtatgcacagtacatatttttgtacattatttGCAAATAAGAGCCGTCCGAAACAGGTGTTTTCTTCATAAGATCCTTCTCAAAATGAAAGTCACTTTCGCAAAGGGATTTTGTTCGTGCTTCAGTCCAGTTTGGCGAACACTTGGAAACTAGCAAAACACCGTAATGACGATGTAAGACAAGTCCTCTCACCGTCTCGCATGAAAACTGGTCTGCGTTTATTTCAAAAGAGGTACTTTCGAGTGTCTGCTCAGTTAGAAATCCATCGCAACAATCGTTCATTAAAACACAGAGCTCGTCACAATTACAACTTTTGTCCGGATATGAGAGGCCCCTTCCACACGTCCGCATTTCCGCACACGTGTCTGAGTCGTATTCGAGGACGCTGAATGGATCGTAGTCGTCGTCCCTGCTGTAGCCCCATTGATGCGGGTGAGTCTTCTGCGAACGTACCACAAACGATGTCGGAAAAAGAATGAGAGTAACTACCAGCACCAAACCATCAGGAcacattgtgttattttatgataGACTGTAAATAAAAGACAGAAAACGTTTTATGAGTCCGTATGTAAAATCTTACGATTTAGAATTAATACACTGACAAGGGGCAGAATAATTTAAAACGTCGTGTACTTTTTTGGTTTTAGACGCCAAtagaaatacatataaaaaactgtagagtatctgttttgaaaaaTCGCATTTCTGATATCATTGTAAATAGTACAACGGAATCATACATGGACAAGCAAAGAAACGAAATAATAGCAATCAATTATGCCCATGTTTGAACTCTAAGTCTTAAGAGGCATTGAACGATCACCCTGTTTAAAAGCATATTGCTTAGGCCTAAGAGGCATTGAACAAataccctgtttaaaggcacattgCTAAGGCCTAAGAGGCATTGAACAAACATCCTGTTTAAAAGAATACAGCTTAGGCCTTAAAGGCATTGAACAAAcaccctgtttaaaggcatatTGCTTAGGCCTAAGCGGCATTGAACAAACACCCCGTTCTAATGCATTTTGATTAGCCCTAAGAGGCATTGAACAAACACCCTGTTTAAAAGCATATTGCTTAGGCCTAAAAGGCATTGAACAAACAACCGATTTAAAGGCAAATTGCTTAGGCATAATAGGCACtgaaaaatattctgttttAAGGCACTAGGGTAAGGATTAAAAGACTTTGACTTAATAAACTGTTTCTTCGAACCAGTCATTACCATGATATATTACTTATGTATGCAAATGCAAATTGATATTGTGAGAAATTTTCAATCTTAACGAAAGTCTGACACATAACGGGGCAGGC
The DNA window shown above is from Mya arenaria isolate MELC-2E11 chromosome 6, ASM2691426v1 and carries:
- the LOC128237682 gene encoding probable G-protein coupled receptor Mth-like 11; the protein is MCPDGLVLVVTLILFPTSFVVRSQKTHPHQWGYSRDDDYDPFSVLEYDSDTCAEMRTCGRGLSYPDKSCNCDELCVLMNDCCDGFLTEQTLESTSFEINADQFSCETVRGLVLHRHYGVLLVSKCSPNWTEARTKSLCESDFHFEKDLMKKTPVSDGSYLQIMYKNMYCAYCNFEYNILFWSPEHVCFENMTNVRMIPFSPHCRLSFTAPLFNSTKRVCGVVPPISTCGNKSEVKLIVLCEQGHYNLVYDEYGNEYRNEHCAQCNGVDMNKLYCMDLSVHTDIIPKPTEGSGDRLASLTLLVNLNLGTFEKDGKIIDSKKCSYDEIYDIMYDKCREVFCPPTTFQRKGRCILQAVVEKQMQQYSDRHYCTWAKLDPAEYIFTNDSNLFILSAQKTYNDSQFHQIGTDVFICHSLNNTCFQCESVQVTFNFDKSEEYLSTIGLVISILSLLLTVIVYLTFPQLLNTPGKILMSMVVSLLLAQLLFLISSEVSSYPLVCKILAICDHYFFLAAFCWMNVIAFDLWKTFSSKVSAPSSSESARKTLLFYSFYGFVIPMCIVCAALILEFGQFENIDTSMKPYYGRNICWISSRNSLILFFLGPLALFKLFDMTSFIFTAVHIARARKQGAAARRKKNTCSLLINIKLSLVMGLTWVFAFVANVANLQVMWYLFIIFNTFQGLFIAISFLCTRKVVRLVHEKYAVFSSTLKSSAETKTTFASKSNLKYS